The nucleotide window AGCTTCAAGAGCTTAATTATCTTAAAGGCAAACTAACAACATTGCGCCGCTCGAAAAGAAATACAATATGTGCTCTTGAATTTTTACTGCTTATACTTACATAAACGTTTAATTCTTCAATCACAAATATATTGTACGTATGCACAAGTGTACataatacattcatacatatgtatgtataatataagtgcataatatatcCTTCGGGAGCGCGCTGCGTTAAGTTAACCACTGCCCTCTGAACTTTTCGCAGTTCgttcataatttttgttgtttgcatgaAGTTTAGAACTCGCTGTGTTGATATAGGAAATAGTAAggataaatattaagaaaagaaAATTCCATAAGTAAAAAACCCTTTCCTCAACATTTCGCTTTGCTGTTCTTGTCTATGGCCAACATATGTAATTTGAGGAATTCACTTTCTTTCGTTCATTGATGTCTGTCATTGACACTGAGTCACTTTAAAGGTATGCCAGTCATAAGATTACAGCTGTCATGTTTCCTGTTCAACGAAAGGTATCCACAGCAAAATAAAGAGTAATACTGAAACTtattagtaatatttaaaaagtaaatacgCTGcccttattttgaattttagttgttgttatttccatTTTTCTCTTCATTTCTTTATTTACCTTCTCTCACTATTGAAAATTGCTACACTCTGTGTTAATAATGACATGGATCCACCAAATTGTCTACAGCGGCGTTATCAACACATACCATGAATGCACTTTTACGTACAGCACATATGGTGGTGCATTCATTTGTAGATAATGtgtaataaatgtatatagtagttatatgcatatgtacatctgtatacTTTTCATTCCCTGCTTTGTGTGTTACCATTTCTGTCTTCCACTTGTTTTTTATCATCCAATCAACATTTCACTTcttcgtatatgtatatgtatgtatataatgctATTTTTTAGTGATTACACCGATTGTCATAGTAACTGTGGCATCATAGCTTTGCCAAGTGAATATCAACATTTGATTAACAATGCATTGCATTTGTAGTTCTCCTCATTTATAAGGTGTATTTGTGTATTCGATTTTCTTTTGGCAGACACATTTTTCATACAGTCATATCTGTTGCACGAATCTCTTCGATGTAGGCAGCTAAATACAGTCGCCGCTCCACATTACTTCCTACTCATTCTCTCTCCCTCAGTCTTCGACTGCCACCAGACTTACCTTTTTGCTCTGTACTCCTCCGGTGAAGCAAGATTGATGGGCTTTGTTAAAACCTTTCGAGTATATCTTacatttcttcattattttgttGACATGCATTGCCCATTGTGAGTGTCAACTTGTTGGACAACCAACAGGCACAGACTGCAATACCAATCGGGTGTGCCATGACTCGTATTTTCCAGACATTTAGAAATTATTCACATTTCCATATGTCTTGCGATATGTTATGATctatatgttaattttttctagaaaacATTATTGTTATAAGTATGTTAGTTTCTGCTTCGTGGTAAATGAATTCGTATAATACGTTTTAATTGTAAACTTGGAACTTGTCGTCTATGAAATTCTGGAGTGACATTAGTTACACTGAAATAATTGCATATAGCATTGTTTACCAATTGCGAAATGATACTACAAACtactttttaaatcattttgagAAATTTGGTTAAAACGGAAGATAATCTAAATATGATGCAACACAAAAGATTTAAGGCCAAAACTTGTTAGTCGAATATAGGAAGTGAGAGCAATAAGTTGTATCTATCGGTGCTAAATGCGCTTCTTTTCATATAAAGTcttaatcttaaataataataattagcaAAACCATGCAGATATTTATGAGCATGAAACTCATCATCATTGTCTTAAACCCGGTTTGCACTCGATGTATCAAACAAGAAACACCTCTGCACTTCGTACTCACTTACCACACGGATGCTGCGCCAAGCAAGTGTTGTCTCTTAACTCGATGTATGTTCATGTCTGAGTCCATGCttaccgtttttttttcttgttgccgAAGGGGGAATCTTGCATAGATACTGCTACTTTGCAGTAGCAATATGCACGATTCGTACTGTCCGCACCTATACCTTATTCTGACGCCCAGTCTGTATTACCTACTGTTCTGGACCTACGAACTAAACCCTAACTCCGTCTCCTGTAGCTTTACTGTGGCCCTGAGGGACCGCCGTTAGTCATTTCATCACAGGGCAAACGTAACCTGTGGGCTCACGTCATTAACGCGCTATTCGCTACTCTATGTTCTTTCCTTCTTAGCTGTTCTGCTCTATTCAAATCATGGAGTACCATGGCTGACATCTTCTCAATTATATTCCACACATTCCATGCTTACTGTTGaactttacatatgtacatacatatatgtacgataCGTACAAGTAcaagttaaattattttaaagctgTGTATAatccgtatatatgtatgaatgtatgtacatgcgtgtaattaaattgaatgctTTTGCACAcacaatacatacaaatgtgtcagttacatacataaatacatatgcacatacatacatacgtgtgcaAGCAATCTCAACAACAACTCCGGCTCCAGTTTGTcatttttatactgtcgcaacatgttgctataTAGGTAAAATAGGCTGGTTTACCTATTGGTTATTTGCAACACGACACCgagatagatatatgtatgtatacatatatgtacacatggaTCACACATGGATATCGCATCAGTAGCTTCCAATctgtgcaataaatatttttgtgtatgaTATAAAACTATtcagaattcaaaattaaattcccAATGAGCTCATTATAAGGATCTTGTGGAAAATAAACATCAAATAATGTCAcattgaaatatacaattttagatATGTATTCGGTACACTTACAAGGAATTTAGTAAGTATTCACTCCTAATTTGTTTCTCTTAATACACATAGTTGTGAGATTTTACAACATTTAAATTAGATGTTTTTCGTTTATATTtctttagatatatttttatttttaattttcaacggAACGTTTGGCAGGGTCTTTCATTAGAGTAAAGTCATGAAGAACACCATTTAATGAGCCTTGTTGATGTTTGATTGGTGGAAAGAATTCCCAGCCTTCTTCCTTTGATAGTTTCTTCACAGCACCTGCCATACCTATATACACAAAATTATGTattcattaattattaaaaaaaaattcaaaattattttacttaccAAAGAAAAGACCTGCAACGAGACCGGCAACATGATTCCGTCTCCACGCACCGTACACTGCACCAGCGGCAAATCcaccaagaaaataatttaatctgaaattaaattagtatattataatttcatttaagcaATTATCCAATTCTGTTATTACTTGTCATCCTTGCCGCGTACATTTGTCGAAATCAAAGTGGTCAATGTGAACGCAGTTGCCATGCCCATCATTGGACCAGTGTTATATGCAAATCGAGCTATTGTTGGCAGGTAACCTTGCGTTTTGGATAACATCAGTACATCGAATGTTGACCAAGCGAGACCGGTGccaatagcatatttattggTGGCTACTATTTTTCCAAACGCATCCTCCCCGTCAGGATAATCGTAATATTGTGATTTGAGGAACGACATAATAAATgcttaaagaaatacatacaaaaattatatatattgaacATATGCCTTTGgttatcgaaatattttgattCACATTATGCTTTGGGCACTATATCTGGccagttaaagaaacatattgtTGCATGCAAAGGAAATGCCAATGTTGCACTACTTGCATTGTAGTAGATAGTATtatggcaatattttttaatataatattaacaattttaagcACAAATATGATTTACTCACAATTTTACGTAATTTCCTTACGAAAACAGTTGCAGTCGTACCAAAGAAGAATTTGACAAGCAAACAGCTGTTTTTAATTGGAGAATAGTGTGgccacattttttaaattaattttattttaacaattacGGAGAGAAATTAATTGAAGGAAAGGGTTTTATGCTATGCATGCTTTGACGGATGTATTCTAATTTGGGAGATATCAagtgaatataattttaattttttttatctttttatttcattagtttaaattaaataaatatataaattcctaaaattaataaaacaatttctttaataattaatatcaatggagataaaaaaaatacttacatttGAGAATTTCTAATAATAATTAGAAGTTTAGGCGTCAagtacgagtacgagtataCTTGCAATTCTCACAAAATCCGATTCTACACTACCTGAATTGATCCGGATTTATCCAGTCAATCTTATTTTGACGATTTAACCCTGTTTGAATCGGTCAGTTCATGCATTCtttcacaattaattttttgttaattttttgttaatttttttctttttctaccaatctatttattatatagttttttgTACCTGGATTGGGCTGGGAGTGCTGGATCCCGCGTTCAGTTTAGAAAATTCTATTAACTGATGGTACTTATTTACTATAACCATTGCTTTCCAGTGCGAAATAAAACACCGTTATTATTATGTACTAATTATAATCTATTTATATTTGGAGtcttttacaaacaaatttatgtatGGACTGATTTACAGATCATTGCCAAATTGACAAACCACTGGCAAATTAAACTTATGCTGTTTGTGAAAATAATACATGCATACCCTTCAagatacacaaacatatataactttattaagtaataattattagaatgaacaaaacttttattcaattaagagtattattatatttgattgtaAAGACtagataataatttttattgtttcttctTGTCTTTAACATATTTAGGATATGAGTTCAATGTTTAGTATGTGTGAGCACACTTTTGGCATTAATGtcacaatttaattaatgttgATATTTGGCATACTAAATGTTTTgagcatatatgtacaaaagtacatttttttgattattcTGAATAATTACGagcaaaaattgataaaaatgatGGCGATAGGAAGTAAAATCCGAAACGAATAAGTAAAATAACAtagaagtttatattattattgaaattatttttaaaaaatttccatacaacGGAAGTACACGATTTTCATATTATGACAAATAAACACTTAGCAAATATACATAAGCAGAGTCAAGCATATTCATGCATAATGTAAACTTCTCGGCCTTGGATAAAATGAATGTTCTTAAAAACAGCAATTATCAATACGACTTACAAATATAGAATACACATACAATTCATTCATACAGATTATACAAATCTTATTGAAGTTTGCCAAATTATACATGTACAGAATTCTCTTAATAATTTCTGATTAggtttgcatgtatgtatataattgaaaTGGTATTCTTTCATGACATTTGAAGcagttttgaaataaatccaACTTAatggtttattaattttatttagtcaagtaataatttctatttttcatcATCACCAATTATTTCGATATCATCTGCTAGGGGACTTTCGATTTCCGGCTGATTTTTCTCACCATTGTTTTCCTGATTTGTATCCAAATTGATTAGTGATAATGTCATCTTACTGCTCAACACCACCTGCGGAGtatattgaaatacaaataaattgagtGCTTCACACTATTATTTTACGTCTATGTACCGCTGGCTCTTCTGGTGAACCATTGAGCTCTCTGTCATAAACTTCCTCAGTTTTAATTTCCGAATCAGTAACTAATATTTGTGACTCGTGCGCCAAAGCACCTTCCAAGTAGATGGATTGTGGTTCAGGCCCCTGAGTATCGTCTTTATCATTGGACTAGTAAATTTGAACAGAAAGtagtaatattaatataaattaaaaacaattttaattcaatGGAATAAGTTATGCCAATCTTTAAAGCCAAATACTTAAAAATGCGTTATTTGTATGtgctttcaaatatttactaaatttatctatgatttttttaaattatatttcattttctagctttttataaaatttcaattcaaacatCATCTACAATTATAATTCAATATTGAATTGTAGTTTTTTgccttattttttcttatttaaaaatatggttAAAAATTTAATCGCCTAAGTGGACATAAACATTACATTCCAATTGATTCGGTGTTAGATTAAGATAGATacttgtaattaaataaatatcgctTAATTAAACCAAGATATGGGCGTTTTGATGGTAACTTGGGGGCTTGgtatacatttgtacaagcacatttttgttgtatgtagGATAGCCTGGTGCACTTACATGTTCATGATGCAAAAAGAAAACAGGCGTTGGAGGGCGTCCTGTCCACTTTTGGCCACCCTCACAACTTGCTGTCACCTCCATTCCAAGAACctaaataatattgataaattaaaataaattacaaattataaaaaaaaatacaaaatataaaaaatatgtaaattcattttcatttaattgaaatctatACTGCTTGGGTAAAATCCAAGACAGATGGGCATAGTCGCTAGAATTGTAAAtcaattataattacaattgCTTCTGGTAAAACTCAAACcacaaaattaaaatcgaaCTTATTTGTTGGTAATTGCatcggaaaataataaaataacatgaaaacctaacctaacgtaCTAACTGAATCTAACGATCGTTAGAGTACTTTGTGTATTGTTTCTATTTTCAGCTTTTGAGACCCTACTGGTAATCAAATGGaatgatttcatttatttttactaaatttaatttatttatgttcagGAAAGTATTTACGCAATTTAACTTATAATACTTAAGTGTTTATAATAGTTTAAAAATGTGATGATgtgttttaaatgtttataatgAAATACTTACCGCCACTGATCGATCAGCACTGCCTTCCCGTTTCAATCGTTGTTGGATGTTCTTTTGTTCTGCACGGTTATCTACGGTTTTACTAATTGGACTCTGGTTGTCATGCTTATGTTCTCTATCCACGCTAGAGGGGGTTTCATTAATCACAAGGTTTTGCTCGTTCGTTACTTTGTAATCCTCATGTTCCTGCTCAGATTTCGTATGCCCATTGGAAATATCTTCTAAATTCGATATCGGATTTTCGCTTGATTTCTGCGTTCATTAAaaaggtaaatatttatgtatatcacaGTTATATGTTCGACtttatatatgtgtttttgtaattatgtatTTCAACAGACTCGAAAATTTGCAACGAAACCAGTTGAAAAGCAGCGGTTACTTAgctttttcaattttgaaaatttatatgcacCACATATGTATGGTTTAATGCTTAGTGAATTACATGCCAACATGTCtagtaatataaattatattaaaaacaaaaatagggtAAGTAATAAATTACTAACACTATCACGCATTCAAATGAAACAGTTAGTATAGAAACGAGAAATGAGAAAGAACTTAAATAGTATTTAAGAAATGCATTTTGAAGCTTCAAAGGATGTGgttagaataaataaatttaatattcgtAGCAGGTACTTTGAGTACGAAATCAGCGAAAATGGTagtgaaataaatttgtaaatatgagGGCGGGGCTAACCTTAGGTGTATCTGAAGTCGCATTATTTTCTCGTAATTTTATTTGCTCATCGGCAGCATCAATTAAACCTTGAATTGCTGTTACAACTACTCGTTTTGTTCATGtttatgtttttcaatttattgaatttttattgtttcataATTTAAACAGGGTTCGAGCACGTGCACCATATGGAaagaataatgaaaaagaaagttttggtatttaatttttgctgaAGAGAACATTCTAATAAATGTacttatacttatgtatatacatatattgaaagtGTATAATGAAGTAATATGAGTAATAGAAATTGCAATTTGAATGATTTGTGGTGAGAAGCGATGATGTATTTCGTCAGAAATAGTCGAGATATAGAGATAGAAGTGTTTTAAAGTAGAAtatatatggaaaattttcaaaaacatacctcattagaaaaataaaaaaaaatcatttaaaatatgtCCTCTTCTGGATTGGTTCCTTTTTAATCGAATTCAATGCTCTACCAAATTAGATTTTATAAGTTATTTATGAATGAGTTAAGTTatgatatattttcaaaatatttagaagTTAGTAGTGTTGCTGGAATCATGCAGTTACACAACATATTGAAGTTTATTAGCATGCCGTGGGTTTAGGAGAAATTCGGTAAGATACGATAGATAGGCCAGGTCGCGCGAATTAATGGTACTCGTATATCAGATAGAGGGCAAGATAAAACATTCGAGTTAGAATGGCTTATTGACACATACATAGTAGAAGCGTAAACTCTGTTACACGATTTCATCATATTTTCATCCAACATGTGGATTATTTTCAAAGGGTGCCATTCAATTTGTTAATTGGTCGTTGACTGATTAAGGAGTTGCTGCACAACTTCGGGACCAACAAGGTgcatcgtatatatgtatatacataaataagtcagtttgaaattgaaatcaagAAGTTatgaatgaaagaaaaaattcaCATATATCTATTTGCTAGTACTTAGGTTGGTGATGTGTTGGCGTTAGAGCTGACATTTAGATGATTTTCGTTCTTAACTTGATTCGTTGTGAAGATTCTAATGCATTTTActctttataaattgtattgcGATCATCTTGAAATGAACATATGAATAAAacgtaataaaatttacaaattattaactAAACTAACATAACTTTGCTTTGTTTAGacgatatttataaaaatataatttcttataaatcaacttaaaatatacatatgtatatacgactaaataaattttcaaatattaacaaaatatttgttgaagttGTCTTTTTATTGGGTGACAGATATGGATAATATACTTAAATTAAACAGTCACACTTCCTCATTTTGATATCGAAGGATTCTTCTTTTATGGGTCTAACATCTACTGAAACAATGTGCCACAGCTATTTACGTTTTTAGCCCACCCTTGGATATTGTTtgaaacgatttttttattattcagagATAAAAGTAGTCGTTATATGCTGCTTTCAATAGATATCTTTTTATATTACTatgcatgtttgtatatgtgtgtgcatagaTATTGCAGATTGCAAATCTTGTACTTTATTctagaatatttaatttttataaagcaCAACTTCAACATATATTAATTCCATCCATCATTTTACTCTCTAGGAAATTAATTAACTGAAGACCACAAGTACTTGTACATTTGTATGCTGGTATTAatgaatttatgcaaattttgtagaaatatcGTTtgcttgaaaaacaaaaatcagtaagtatgtatgtgttttgggGAACGACTATCTAACCTTAGCTTCGTATTGATCTGAGTTCATTTCTGCGATCAATTTTGCCATCGCCTTCTCGGTATCCTCAAGCTTTTTGCGCAATTTCTCAATTTCCATCAATTGTTCGGTTTCCTTGCTGGGTCCGCTCATAAAGCTTCCACCAATGCCAGCGCCACTGCCAACACCACCAAAACTGTTGGGTACGCCATGGCTATGTTGCTTCAGCTGCGTCGACAGGATGGAAGCCGCCGTGGCAGTTGCCAAACTTGCATTGTAAAGCTCGCTGCCACTTGCAACACCACCGCCACCACTACCGCTGATGTGTTCATGTGGTTTCGACCCTAGAATGTTATTGGTTTCGGTATTTGGTTTCAGTGTATTCATTGACAACACTACATTACTACACTTTTAAATTCGGGTTTCTCATACTATAATaacttattaaaatcataagTGAATTCAAAATGATTAGACGACAAAATCGATGTAAGCGTTCAGAGCTACAAATACTCTACAAATGCATGTTTTTGCAAGCAACAACGTGGATAAGGTGTTTATGTAACTGGATGAAGGTAATAGGGTAGCTTAAGTATAGtacgtacatgtatgtatgtatgtttataatataatttgtgtGGGTTTCTGTGTTATTACAACATCATAATACTTCACAATAATAAATGTTGGATGCTGGCGTAAGGGCGTAATAGGCTTTTgtgtgaataaataataataatgaataaaaatctATCCTATACAGTTTTTTGTGTTAAGAAatgccaataaatatttaatgagtaaaagtatattttttaagctCACAGAAAAGTAggacatattttaaaatgattgagataaaaattgcttttaattcaaataaaatcataagtaTGCGATTGTAATGattcttaatatacatatgtatgtaacttatACTCGCAATGAGTTCGCAAAATTTGCTTACTTGCTTGATGTTCTCGCCACCCTGATTTATAATTTAACACGAAGATAAATAAGTTGAATTTGTTTGGCATACATTTTAAAagattatttatatactatgtacatatgcctTCAATAATGTAAATATGAATCATTCCGTCACTAAGAAAAACACGCcaacacacatgtgtatgtaggcGCGTATTTATGTAATTTCCTATTGATTGAATTATTAAAGCCTCAACCATCACATGTTTTTTGTTATACCCATTATCTAACAAACTAAAAAGTTCACTTGATTACAATTACAGTCACATCAGCTCTTTGATATTTCCTGACTTTATGGTATTGATTGAAAAGCCTTAACTACGtttctaatataatttttttttattttataattaaatgtgtGCTTGGAACTATTAGCGAATGGAATTGTGAatctaaaaaatgaaaaattacagaatttcgACGACTATAACAACAGTTATAttcagattatatatatatttctggtccCACGCTGGTATAGATCGCGTAATTGAAAGAAATGACACACATAAGACTCCTTTTTTGTTGTGAAaccaatagtaaaattttaatatatgtttataatatCGATTTGTGGAAATggttctttttcttttcttaatttttttaatagcaaAGTGGATAGACCGTAGGCTAAATCTGTTGTTCtcacaaatttcattatttctgATACAAGTATATGTACTACAGAATTCCGTAAGATGAGCCAAACTA belongs to Zeugodacus cucurbitae isolate PBARC_wt_2022May chromosome 6, idZeuCucr1.2, whole genome shotgun sequence and includes:
- the LOC105221392 gene encoding NADH dehydrogenase [ubiquinone] 1 alpha subcomplex subunit 11; translation: MSFLKSQYYDYPDGEDAFGKIVATNKYAIGTGLAWSTFDVLMLSKTQGYLPTIARFAYNTGPMMGMATAFTLTTLISTNVRGKDDKLNYFLGGFAAGAVYGAWRRNHVAGLVAGLFFGMAGAVKKLSKEEGWEFFPPIKHQQGSLNGVLHDFTLMKDPAKRSVEN
- the Ric-3_1 gene encoding uncharacterized protein Ric-3_1 isoform X1 gives rise to the protein MQQTRSQRMQSSHPFQMQDGLSPKKTAIIIVTVVGCIAIIWPKVFHPMMFGNNVPAKSGNLKDQRGPGGCCDVVIDRDKFLNETPAEIGPQLYRKQLNLYTGEMSLRQERPAHLHPESIYQAMRERGRAIPATTPTVPILERKGSASNPPPRIIDGRPGPIPGMRPPMGAGSMHQPQARAGNSMGFIMPLYTIGIIVFFGYTIMKIVFKRPTPNAPYGPMPTNPDFRKEVFGQENGKHVDEVNNSKLGWREHQARSKPHEHISGSGGGGVASGSELYNASLATATAASILSTQLKQHSHGVPNSFGGVGSGAGIGGSFMSGPSKETEQLMEIEKLRKKLEDTEKAMAKLIAEMNSDQYEAKKSSENPISNLEDISNGHTKSEQEHEDYKVTNEQNLVINETPSSVDREHKHDNQSPISKTVDNRAEQKNIQQRLKREGSADRSVAVLGMEVTASCEGGQKWTGRPPTPVFFLHHEHSNDKDDTQGPEPQSIYLEGALAHESQILVTDSEIKTEEVYDRELNGSPEEPAVVLSSKMTLSLINLDTNQENNGEKNQPEIESPLADDIEIIGDDEK
- the Ric-3_1 gene encoding uncharacterized protein Ric-3_1 isoform X3, whose product is MQQTRSQRMQSSHPFQMQDGLSPKKTAIIIVTVVGCIAIIWPKVFHPMMFGNNVPAKSGNLKDQRGPGGCCDVVIDRDKFLNETPAEIGPQLYRKQLNLYTGEMSLRQERPAHLHPESIYQAMRERGRAIPATTPTVPILERKGSASNPPPRIIDGRPGPIPGMRPPMGAGSMHQPQARAGNSMGFIMPLYTIGIIVFFGYTIMKIVFKRPTPNAPYGPMPTNPDFRKEVFGQENGKHVDEVNNSKLGWREHQARSKPHEHISGSGGGGVASGSELYNASLATATAASILSTQLKQHSHGVPNSFGGVGSGAGIGGSFMSGPSKETEQLMEIEKLRKKLEDTEKAMAKLIAEMNSDQYEAKKSSENPISNLEDISNGHTKSEQEHEDYKVTNEQNLVINETPSSVDREHKHDNQSPISKTVDNRAEQKNIQQRLKREGSADRSVASNDKDDTQGPEPQSIYLEGALAHESQILVTDSEIKTEEVYDRELNGSPEEPAVVLSSKMTLSLINLDTNQENNGEKNQPEIESPLADDIEIIGDDEK
- the Ric-3_1 gene encoding uncharacterized protein Ric-3_1 isoform X8, which encodes MQQTRSQRMQSSHPFQMQDGLSPKKTAIIIVTVVGCIAIIWPKVFHPMMFGNNVPAKSGNLKDQRGPGGLRQERPAHLHPESIYQAMRERGRAIPATTPTVPILERKGSASNPPPRIIDGRPGPIPGMRPPMGAGSMHQPQARAGNSMGFIMPLYTIGIIVFFGYTIMKIVFKRPTPNAPYGPMPTNPDFRKEVFGQENGKHVDEVNNSKLVVTAIQGLIDAADEQIKLRENNATSDTPKKSSENPISNLEDISNGHTKSEQEHEDYKVTNEQNLVINETPSSVDREHKHDNQSPISKTVDNRAEQKNIQQRLKREGSADRSVAVLGMEVTASCEGGQKWTGRPPTPVFFLHHEHSNDKDDTQGPEPQSIYLEGALAHESQILVTDSEIKTEEVYDRELNGSPEEPAVVLSSKMTLSLINLDTNQENNGEKNQPEIESPLADDIEIIGDDEK
- the Ric-3_1 gene encoding uncharacterized protein Ric-3_1 isoform X4; the encoded protein is MQQTRSQRMQSSHPFQMQDGLSPKKTAIIIVTVVGCIAIIWPKVFHPMMFGNNVPAKSGNLKDQRGPGGLRQERPAHLHPESIYQAMRERGRAIPATTPTVPILERKGSASNPPPRIIDGRPGPIPGMRPPMGAGSMHQPQARAGNSMGFIMPLYTIGIIVFFGYTIMKIVFKRPTPNAPYGPMPTNPDFRKEVFGQENGKHVDEVNNSKLGWREHQARSKPHEHISGSGGGGVASGSELYNASLATATAASILSTQLKQHSHGVPNSFGGVGSGAGIGGSFMSGPSKETEQLMEIEKLRKKLEDTEKAMAKLIAEMNSDQYEAKKSSENPISNLEDISNGHTKSEQEHEDYKVTNEQNLVINETPSSVDREHKHDNQSPISKTVDNRAEQKNIQQRLKREGSADRSVAVLGMEVTASCEGGQKWTGRPPTPVFFLHHEHSNDKDDTQGPEPQSIYLEGALAHESQILVTDSEIKTEEVYDRELNGSPEEPAVVLSSKMTLSLINLDTNQENNGEKNQPEIESPLADDIEIIGDDEK
- the Ric-3_1 gene encoding uncharacterized protein Ric-3_1 isoform X5; this encodes MQQTRSQRMQSSHPFQMQDGLSPKKTAIIIVTVVGCIAIIWPKVFHPMMFGNNVPAKSGNLKDQRGPGGCCDVVIDRDKFLNETPAEIGPQLYRKQLNLYTGEMSLRQERPAHLHPESIYQAMRERGRAIPATTPTVPILERKGSASNPPPRIIDGRPGPIPGMRPPMGAGSMHQPQARAGNSMGFIMPLYTIGIIVFFGYTIMKIVFKRPTPNAPYGPMPTNPDFRKEVFGQENGKHVDEVNNSKLGWREHQAIVTAIQGLIDAADEQIKLRENNATSDTPKKSSENPISNLEDISNGHTKSEQEHEDYKVTNEQNLVINETPSSVDREHKHDNQSPISKTVDNRAEQKNIQQRLKREGSADRSVAVLGMEVTASCEGGQKWTGRPPTPVFFLHHEHSNDKDDTQGPEPQSIYLEGALAHESQILVTDSEIKTEEVYDRELNGSPEEPAVVLSSKMTLSLINLDTNQENNGEKNQPEIESPLADDIEIIGDDEK
- the Ric-3_1 gene encoding uncharacterized protein Ric-3_1 isoform X7, with translation MQQTRSQRMQSSHPFQMQDGLSPKKTAIIIVTVVGCIAIIWPKVFHPMMFGNNVPAKSGNLKDQRGPGGLRQERPAHLHPESIYQAMRERGRAIPATTPTVPILERKGSASNPPPRIIDGRPGPIPGMRPPMGAGSMHQPQARAGNSMGFIMPLYTIGIIVFFGYTIMKIVFKRPTPNAPYGPMPTNPDFRKEVFGQENGKHVDEVNNSKLGWREHQAIVTAIQGLIDAADEQIKLRENNATSDTPKKSSENPISNLEDISNGHTKSEQEHEDYKVTNEQNLVINETPSSVDREHKHDNQSPISKTVDNRAEQKNIQQRLKREGSADRSVAVLGMEVTASCEGGQKWTGRPPTPVFFLHHEHSNDKDDTQGPEPQSIYLEGALAHESQILVTDSEIKTEEVYDRELNGSPEEPAVVLSSKMTLSLINLDTNQENNGEKNQPEIESPLADDIEIIGDDEK
- the Ric-3_1 gene encoding uncharacterized protein Ric-3_1 isoform X2; protein product: MQQTRSQRMQSSHPFQMQDGLSPKKTAIIIVTVVGCIAIIWPKVFHPMMFGNNVPAKSGNLKDQRGPGGCCDVVIDRDKFLNETPAEIGPQLYRKQLNLYTGEMSLRQERPAHLHPESIYQAMRERGRAIPATTPTVPILERKGSASNPPPRIIDGRPGPIPGMRPPMGAGSMHQPQARAGNSMGFIMPLYTIGIIVFFGYTIMKIVFKRPTPNAPYGPMPTNPDFRKEVFGQENGKHVDEVNNSKLGSKPHEHISGSGGGGVASGSELYNASLATATAASILSTQLKQHSHGVPNSFGGVGSGAGIGGSFMSGPSKETEQLMEIEKLRKKLEDTEKAMAKLIAEMNSDQYEAKKSSENPISNLEDISNGHTKSEQEHEDYKVTNEQNLVINETPSSVDREHKHDNQSPISKTVDNRAEQKNIQQRLKREGSADRSVAVLGMEVTASCEGGQKWTGRPPTPVFFLHHEHSNDKDDTQGPEPQSIYLEGALAHESQILVTDSEIKTEEVYDRELNGSPEEPAVVLSSKMTLSLINLDTNQENNGEKNQPEIESPLADDIEIIGDDEK